From Actinosynnema mirum DSM 43827, a single genomic window includes:
- a CDS encoding alpha/beta hydrolase, with product MREVVAEDGARLRTWRVDRGGPDVLLCAGLGIPEAAWPPFPAHLLGWHYRGTLGSSRPDDPARVRLADHVSDALRVLDAAGVERCPALGWSFGVTVAVELALRHPDRVSGLLLVAGPPGDVLGAVLGAHLLPLDRLGLDRVLPERARRELARGGVRALRRVGPLLGAVLGRVPVPEVDLWAARVLGPLLRTDWAWFAELALALAETPPQDLSTVTCPTTAVVGRYDGLAAPNSLLGPVARLPQARCRVLPTTHFLLPLAHRDELVAELALLLRRVDAVERAMVWAGRPLTPRSRPPA from the coding sequence GTGCGGGAGGTCGTGGCCGAGGACGGCGCCCGGCTGCGGACCTGGCGGGTGGACCGGGGCGGGCCGGACGTGCTGCTGTGCGCGGGCCTGGGCATCCCGGAGGCGGCGTGGCCGCCGTTCCCCGCGCACCTGCTCGGCTGGCACTACCGGGGCACGCTCGGCTCGTCCCGGCCGGACGACCCGGCGCGGGTGCGGCTGGCGGACCACGTGTCCGACGCGCTGCGGGTGCTGGACGCGGCGGGCGTGGAGCGGTGCCCGGCGCTGGGGTGGTCGTTCGGGGTGACGGTCGCGGTGGAGCTGGCGCTGCGGCACCCGGACCGGGTGTCGGGGCTGCTGCTGGTGGCCGGTCCGCCCGGTGACGTGCTCGGCGCGGTGCTGGGCGCGCACCTGCTCCCGCTGGACCGGCTGGGGCTGGACCGGGTGCTGCCGGAGCGGGCGCGGCGGGAGCTGGCGCGCGGCGGGGTGCGGGCGCTGCGCCGGGTGGGGCCGCTGCTGGGCGCGGTGCTGGGCCGGGTGCCGGTGCCGGAGGTGGACCTGTGGGCGGCCCGCGTGCTGGGCCCGCTGCTGCGCACCGACTGGGCCTGGTTCGCCGAGCTGGCGCTCGCGCTGGCCGAGACCCCGCCCCAGGACCTGTCGACTGTGACGTGTCCCACAACCGCCGTCGTGGGCAGGTACGACGGGCTGGCCGCCCCGAACAGCCTGCTGGGCCCGGTCGCCCGACTGCCCCAGGCGAGGTGCCGGGTGCTGCCCACCACGCACTTCCTGCTCCCGCTGGCGCACCGGGACGAGCTGGTCGCCGAGCTGGCGCTGCTGCTGCGCAGGGTCGACGCGGTGGAGCGGGCGATGGTGTGGGCGGGCAGGCCGCTCACCCCGCGTTCACGGCCCCCCGCCTAA
- a CDS encoding PQQ-dependent sugar dehydrogenase, with protein sequence MASRLRAVLAGSAVGLLAVGCASFPEQPTPAGWSSQVQLTPQAGPTPELPGELPQSPGQGGQAPSSVPPPQGCQDFNPAVIGTCLDRVSGVAPIAVDQSTGSVTALASERTTGRLVRVAKDAEAVQVARFEVDASADGGLTAVLPSPTYAEDQLVYAYVTTATDNRVLRIAPGDVPKPVLTGIPKGASGNRGALAHDASGALLVATGDAGNRALAADPNSLAGKVLRIDSSGGPARGNPTASSRVFASGLSAPTGLCVSPDGARTWLTDVGAGADALHRLEAGKALGTPAWTWPDRPGLAGCAAAADSVWVGLSNKNGLLVLPTNQDGSFSGEPAPMLDGDGGFGRIGAVVGLSDQAALVGTVNKTPGGTPVSSDDRVAVVVKPEGVGGGKD encoded by the coding sequence GTGGCGTCACGTCTGAGAGCGGTGCTGGCAGGCTCCGCCGTCGGCCTGCTGGCCGTCGGCTGCGCCAGCTTCCCCGAGCAACCCACCCCGGCGGGCTGGAGCTCGCAGGTCCAGCTGACCCCCCAGGCGGGGCCGACGCCGGAGCTGCCGGGCGAGCTGCCGCAGAGCCCCGGACAGGGCGGGCAGGCGCCGTCGTCGGTGCCGCCGCCCCAGGGCTGCCAGGACTTCAACCCGGCGGTCATCGGCACGTGCCTGGACCGGGTGTCCGGGGTCGCGCCGATCGCGGTCGACCAGTCGACCGGCTCGGTGACGGCGCTGGCCTCCGAGCGCACCACCGGGCGGCTGGTGCGGGTGGCCAAGGACGCCGAGGCCGTGCAGGTGGCCAGGTTCGAGGTGGACGCGTCGGCGGACGGCGGGCTGACCGCCGTGCTGCCCTCCCCCACCTACGCCGAGGACCAGCTGGTCTACGCGTACGTGACGACCGCGACGGACAACCGGGTGCTGCGCATCGCGCCGGGCGACGTGCCCAAGCCGGTGCTGACCGGCATCCCGAAGGGCGCTTCCGGCAACCGGGGCGCGCTGGCGCACGACGCGAGCGGCGCGCTGCTGGTGGCCACCGGTGACGCCGGGAACCGGGCGCTGGCGGCCGACCCGAACTCGCTGGCGGGCAAGGTGCTGCGGATCGACAGCTCGGGCGGGCCGGCGCGGGGCAACCCGACGGCGTCGTCGCGGGTGTTCGCGAGCGGGCTGTCCGCGCCGACCGGGCTGTGCGTGTCGCCGGACGGCGCGCGGACGTGGCTGACCGACGTCGGCGCGGGCGCGGACGCGCTGCACCGGCTGGAGGCGGGCAAGGCGCTCGGCACGCCCGCGTGGACCTGGCCGGACCGGCCGGGCCTGGCGGGCTGCGCGGCGGCGGCCGACTCGGTGTGGGTGGGCCTGTCGAACAAGAACGGCCTGCTGGTGCTGCCGACCAACCAGGACGGCTCGTTCTCCGGCGAGCCCGCGCCGATGCTGGACGGCGACGGCGGGTTCGGCCGGATCGGCGCGGTGGTCGGGCTGAGCGACCAGGCCGCGCTGGTCGGGACGGTGAACAAGACCCCCGGGGGGACCCCGGTCTCCAGCGACGACCGGGTGGCGGTCGTGGTCAAGCCCGAGGGCGTCGGCGGCGGCAAGGACTGA
- a CDS encoding CHAT domain-containing protein, which yields MHTPGLRPRGTRGPTGPDNAIELARELHRSALEAATADRHPLAIRQMREGLALLETGGIAPQDRLEVRARLMSTLAFCLAETGNVERGLTQLAAVEAELGGLTDEGLRDGLAIVVAVNQAALLCRVGRIEEGVARLDVAVERSERVLVEKPDAVEQLVVALTNRGNAHGEAQDYHRAARDLDRAVELADAHDLPTRSAIAKHALGNSLQRAGDTPAALRHYHDAALAFQRLEPGLLLRLRIDQAEALIGVGLADEAGRLLDEVLPELRRQRIGQDVAEAELFRAAAALQDGDLVLAKRMAKAAQRKLLRRGSPAWAGVAGLLALRVDVQRALQAPRRPPEQLVRRAIALSAELTALRLVEQAALALVLSARLEIRRGAPDRADGLLRGVVRSHKFVAIDLRMLLRLCRAELALARGNRRVALAQAKAGLDELGRMRDRLGGLEMMSGTAVHGLELGELAVRLALEGAGSAEGAQRLFTWLERTKAQLYRYDPVETPEDDGLTERVTEVRRLTGALLRARLDGQSTGALEERLRLAKHAATRLGWGAAPWGTPRPVVTAAEVAAALGDRTLVSYAVSDDELVAVVLVDGLVRLVRLGPAGVVAESARRLHADLNALAPDHLPAPLVEVISASARRQAEVLDQALLRPLAAMLGGRELVVVPTGALHAVPWGVLPTCAGRPTSVVPSATAWVSALGSGQDDPDGVLLVRGPGLQAAQTELDRLAGYHDRPTVLDVPQAKVGAVLTALAGQGLAHIAAHGEHEPENALFSRLELTDGAVFAYEIGRVRQLPTKVVLSACELALNRVRPGDEPLGFAGALLAGGVRTVIAASSKVGDEPSALAMEVFHRELLAGESPALALARAVAEDPLRRPFVCLGAG from the coding sequence GTGCACACACCCGGTCTCAGACCTCGCGGAACGCGCGGGCCCACCGGACCGGACAACGCGATCGAACTCGCCAGGGAACTCCACCGCAGCGCGCTGGAGGCGGCGACCGCCGACCGGCACCCGCTCGCCATCCGGCAGATGCGCGAGGGGCTCGCCCTGCTGGAGACCGGGGGCATCGCCCCCCAGGACCGCCTGGAGGTCCGCGCCAGGCTCATGAGCACCCTGGCCTTCTGCCTCGCCGAGACCGGCAACGTCGAGCGGGGCCTCACCCAGCTCGCCGCGGTCGAGGCCGAGCTGGGCGGCCTGACCGACGAGGGCCTGCGCGACGGCCTCGCCATCGTCGTCGCCGTCAACCAGGCCGCGCTGCTGTGCCGGGTCGGCCGGATCGAGGAGGGCGTCGCCCGGCTCGACGTGGCCGTCGAGCGCAGCGAGCGCGTCCTCGTCGAGAAGCCCGACGCGGTCGAGCAGCTCGTCGTCGCGCTGACCAACCGGGGCAACGCGCACGGCGAGGCCCAGGACTACCACCGGGCGGCCAGGGACCTGGACCGCGCCGTGGAGCTGGCCGACGCGCACGACCTGCCGACGCGCTCGGCCATCGCCAAGCACGCCCTCGGCAACTCGCTCCAGCGCGCGGGCGACACCCCGGCCGCGCTGCGCCACTACCACGACGCGGCGCTCGCGTTCCAGAGGCTGGAGCCCGGCCTGCTGCTGCGGCTGCGCATCGACCAGGCCGAGGCGCTCATCGGCGTCGGCCTGGCCGACGAGGCGGGCAGGCTGCTCGACGAGGTGCTGCCCGAGCTGCGCCGCCAGCGCATCGGGCAGGACGTCGCCGAGGCCGAGCTGTTCCGCGCCGCCGCCGCCCTCCAGGACGGCGACCTCGTGCTCGCCAAGCGGATGGCCAAGGCCGCGCAGCGCAAGCTGCTGCGGCGCGGCAGCCCGGCGTGGGCGGGTGTCGCGGGCCTGCTGGCGCTGCGGGTGGACGTCCAGCGGGCGCTCCAGGCCCCCCGCCGCCCGCCCGAGCAGCTGGTGCGCAGGGCCATCGCGCTGTCCGCCGAGCTGACCGCGCTGCGGCTGGTCGAGCAGGCCGCGCTCGCGCTCGTGCTGTCGGCCAGGCTGGAGATCCGCAGGGGCGCGCCCGACCGGGCCGACGGGCTGCTGCGCGGGGTCGTCCGGTCGCACAAGTTCGTCGCCATCGACCTGCGGATGCTGCTGCGGCTGTGCCGGGCGGAGCTGGCGCTGGCGCGCGGCAACCGGCGCGTCGCGCTCGCCCAGGCCAAGGCCGGGCTGGATGAGCTGGGCCGGATGCGCGACCGGCTCGGCGGGCTGGAGATGATGTCCGGCACCGCCGTGCACGGCCTCGAACTGGGCGAGCTGGCCGTGCGGCTGGCGCTGGAGGGCGCGGGCTCGGCCGAGGGCGCGCAGCGGTTGTTCACCTGGTTGGAGCGCACCAAGGCCCAGCTGTACCGCTACGACCCGGTCGAGACGCCCGAGGACGACGGGCTCACCGAGCGGGTCACCGAGGTCCGCAGGCTCACCGGCGCGCTGCTGCGCGCCCGCCTCGACGGGCAGTCCACCGGGGCCCTGGAGGAGCGGCTGCGGCTGGCCAAGCACGCGGCCACCCGGCTCGGCTGGGGAGCGGCCCCGTGGGGCACGCCCCGGCCGGTGGTCACCGCCGCCGAGGTCGCCGCCGCGCTCGGCGACCGGACGCTGGTCAGCTACGCGGTGTCCGACGACGAGCTCGTCGCCGTCGTGCTGGTCGACGGCCTGGTGCGGCTGGTCCGGCTCGGACCAGCCGGGGTCGTCGCCGAGAGCGCGCGCAGGCTGCACGCCGACCTGAACGCGCTGGCCCCCGACCACCTGCCCGCGCCGCTGGTCGAGGTGATCTCCGCGTCGGCCAGGCGGCAGGCCGAGGTGCTGGACCAGGCGCTGCTCCGCCCGCTCGCCGCCATGCTCGGCGGGCGGGAGCTGGTCGTGGTGCCCACCGGGGCGCTGCACGCGGTGCCGTGGGGCGTGCTGCCCACCTGCGCGGGCAGGCCGACCTCGGTGGTGCCGTCGGCGACGGCCTGGGTGTCCGCGCTGGGCAGCGGCCAGGACGACCCGGACGGGGTGCTGCTGGTGCGCGGGCCCGGCCTGCAGGCGGCGCAGACCGAGCTGGACCGGCTGGCCGGCTACCACGACCGGCCCACCGTGCTGGACGTGCCGCAGGCCAAGGTCGGCGCGGTGCTGACCGCGCTGGCCGGGCAGGGGCTGGCGCACATCGCCGCGCACGGCGAGCACGAGCCGGAGAACGCGCTGTTCTCCCGGCTGGAGCTGACCGACGGCGCGGTGTTCGCCTACGAGATCGGCCGGGTGCGGCAGCTGCCCACCAAGGTCGTGCTGTCCGCGTGCGAGCTGGCGCTCAACCGGGTGCGGCCCGGCGACGAGCCGCTCGGGTTCGCCGGTGCGCTGCTCGCGGGCGGGGTGCGGACGGTGATCGCGGCGTCCAGCAAGGTCGGCGACGAGCCGTCCGCGCTGGCGATGGAGGTGTTCCACCGGGAGCTGCTCGCGGGGGAGAGCCCGGCGCTGGCGCTGGCGCGCGCGGTCGCCGAGGACCCGCTGCGAAGACCCTTCGTGTGCCTGGGGGCCGGCTAG
- the gatB gene encoding Asp-tRNA(Asn)/Glu-tRNA(Gln) amidotransferase subunit GatB: protein MTTAYELMDYDEVIERFDPVLGLEVHVELHTATKMFCGCANVFGGEPNTNVCPVCLGLPGALPVVNGTAVESAMRIGLALNCEIAEWCRFARKNYFYPDMPKNFQTSQYDEPIAFNGWLDVTLDDGEVVRVEIERAHMEEDTGKSLHVGGATGRIHGAEHSLLDYNRAGVPLIEIVTKTISGTGARAPEVARAYVTALRDLLKALDVSDVRMDQGSLRCDANVSLMPKGSDVLGTRTETKNVNSLRSVERAVRFEMTRHGAVLAGGGSIRQETRHFDESTGGTSSGRAKETAEDYRYFPEPDLVPVAPSREWVEQLRGTLPELPWERRKRIQTEWSLTDAELRDLVNSGAVDLVAATVEAGTTPAEARSWWVAYLTKEANGRGVELGELAITPVQIARVVALVNAGELTNKLAREVVTGVLAGEGEPEAVIEARGLKVVSDDSALEKAVDEALAAQPDIAAKIRDGKVAAAGAIVGAVMKATKGQADAKRVRELVIARCGG, encoded by the coding sequence ATGACCACGGCCTACGAGCTGATGGACTACGACGAGGTCATCGAGCGGTTCGACCCCGTCCTGGGCCTGGAAGTGCACGTCGAGCTGCACACCGCCACCAAGATGTTCTGCGGCTGCGCGAACGTCTTCGGCGGCGAGCCGAACACCAACGTGTGCCCGGTGTGCCTCGGCCTGCCCGGCGCGCTGCCGGTGGTCAACGGCACCGCGGTCGAGTCGGCGATGCGGATCGGCCTCGCGCTCAACTGCGAGATCGCCGAGTGGTGCCGGTTCGCCCGGAAGAACTACTTCTACCCGGACATGCCGAAGAACTTCCAGACCTCGCAGTACGACGAGCCGATCGCCTTCAACGGCTGGCTCGACGTCACCCTGGACGACGGCGAGGTCGTGCGCGTGGAGATCGAGCGCGCGCACATGGAGGAGGACACCGGCAAGTCGCTGCACGTCGGCGGCGCCACCGGGCGCATCCACGGCGCGGAGCACTCGCTGCTGGACTACAACCGGGCGGGCGTCCCGCTGATCGAGATCGTCACCAAGACGATCAGCGGCACCGGCGCCCGCGCGCCGGAGGTGGCCCGCGCCTACGTGACCGCGCTGCGCGACCTGCTCAAGGCCCTCGACGTCTCCGACGTGCGCATGGACCAGGGCTCGCTGCGCTGCGACGCGAACGTGTCGCTGATGCCGAAGGGCTCCGACGTCCTCGGCACCCGCACCGAGACGAAGAACGTGAACTCGCTGCGCAGCGTCGAGCGGGCGGTCCGGTTCGAGATGACCCGGCACGGCGCGGTGCTCGCGGGCGGCGGCTCGATCCGCCAGGAGACCCGGCACTTCGACGAGTCCACCGGCGGCACCTCCTCGGGCCGCGCCAAGGAGACCGCCGAGGACTACCGGTACTTCCCGGAGCCCGACCTGGTGCCCGTGGCCCCGTCCCGCGAGTGGGTCGAGCAGCTGCGCGGCACGCTGCCCGAGCTGCCCTGGGAGCGCCGCAAGCGCATCCAGACCGAGTGGTCGCTGACCGACGCCGAGCTGCGGGACCTGGTCAACTCGGGCGCGGTCGACCTGGTCGCCGCGACCGTCGAGGCGGGGACCACGCCCGCCGAGGCGCGCTCGTGGTGGGTGGCCTACCTGACCAAGGAGGCCAACGGCCGGGGCGTCGAGCTGGGCGAGCTGGCGATCACGCCGGTCCAGATCGCGCGGGTCGTGGCGCTGGTCAACGCGGGCGAGCTGACCAACAAGCTGGCCCGCGAGGTCGTCACCGGCGTGCTGGCGGGCGAGGGCGAGCCGGAGGCGGTGATCGAGGCGCGCGGCCTGAAGGTCGTGTCGGACGACTCGGCGCTGGAGAAGGCCGTGGACGAGGCCCTCGCGGCGCAGCCGGACATCGCGGCGAAGATCCGCGACGGCAAGGTCGCGGCGGCGGGCGCCATCGTCGGCGCGGTCATGAAGGCCACCAAGGGCCAGGCCGACGCGAAGCGGGTGCGGGAGCTGGTCATCGCCCGCTGCGGCGGCTGA
- the gatA gene encoding Asp-tRNA(Asn)/Glu-tRNA(Gln) amidotransferase subunit GatA, producing the protein MNDLTRSTAADLAAKIASREVSAVEVAQAHLDRIDAVDGAVHAFLHVDREGALAAARRVDEAVAAGEAPASPLAGVPLALKDVFTTEGVPTTVGSKMLEGWRPPYDATVTRRLKEAGVVVLGKTNMDEFAMGSSTENSAYGPTRNPWDLDRIPGGSGGGSSAALAAFEAPLAIGTDTGGSIRQPGSVTGTVGVKPTYGSVSRYGLVAFSSSLDQGGPCARTVLDAALLHEVIAGHDPLDSTSINAPVPPVVAAAREGLSGDLTGVRVGVVTQFSGDGYQPGVLRSFEAAVAQLKQLGAEIVEVSCPSFDYALPAYYLIAPSEASSNLARFDAMRYGLRVGDDGTRSAEEVMSMTREAGFGAEVKRRIMIGTYALSSGYYDAYYGSAQKVRTLITRDFEAAYATVDVLVSPTTPTTAFKIGERTGDPMAMYKADLCTIPANLAGNAALSVPSGLSEEDGLPVGLQIMAPALQDHRMYRVAAAYEVARDAALGHTVISQAPQLEGAAR; encoded by the coding sequence ATGAACGACCTGACCCGCAGCACCGCCGCCGACCTGGCGGCGAAGATCGCCTCCCGCGAGGTCTCCGCCGTCGAGGTCGCGCAGGCGCACCTCGACCGGATCGACGCGGTCGACGGCGCCGTGCACGCCTTCCTGCACGTGGACCGGGAGGGCGCGCTCGCCGCCGCCCGCCGCGTCGACGAGGCCGTCGCGGCGGGCGAGGCCCCGGCGAGCCCGCTCGCGGGCGTGCCGCTGGCGCTCAAGGACGTCTTCACCACCGAGGGCGTGCCCACGACCGTCGGCTCGAAGATGCTGGAGGGCTGGCGCCCGCCGTACGACGCCACCGTCACGCGCAGGCTGAAGGAAGCCGGCGTCGTGGTGCTGGGCAAGACGAACATGGACGAGTTCGCGATGGGCTCCTCCACCGAGAACTCCGCCTACGGCCCGACCCGCAACCCGTGGGACCTGGACCGCATCCCCGGCGGCTCCGGCGGCGGCTCCTCGGCCGCGCTCGCCGCGTTCGAGGCCCCCCTCGCGATCGGCACGGACACCGGCGGCTCGATCCGCCAGCCCGGCTCGGTCACCGGCACCGTGGGCGTCAAGCCCACCTACGGCTCGGTGTCCCGCTACGGCCTGGTGGCGTTCTCGTCCTCGCTCGACCAGGGCGGCCCGTGCGCCCGCACGGTGCTGGACGCCGCGCTGCTGCACGAGGTCATCGCGGGTCACGACCCGCTCGACTCGACCTCGATCAACGCCCCCGTCCCCCCGGTGGTGGCGGCGGCCCGCGAGGGCCTGTCCGGCGACCTGACCGGCGTGCGCGTCGGCGTGGTCACCCAGTTCTCCGGCGACGGCTACCAGCCCGGCGTGCTGCGCTCGTTCGAGGCGGCCGTGGCGCAGCTCAAGCAGCTCGGGGCCGAGATCGTCGAGGTCTCCTGCCCGAGCTTCGACTACGCGCTGCCCGCGTACTACCTGATCGCGCCCAGCGAGGCGTCCTCGAACCTGGCCCGCTTCGACGCCATGCGCTACGGCCTGCGCGTCGGCGACGACGGCACGCGCAGCGCCGAGGAGGTCATGTCGATGACCCGCGAGGCGGGCTTCGGCGCCGAGGTCAAGCGGCGCATCATGATCGGCACCTACGCGCTGTCCTCCGGCTACTACGACGCCTACTACGGCTCGGCGCAGAAGGTCCGCACGCTCATCACCCGCGACTTCGAGGCCGCCTACGCGACCGTCGACGTGCTGGTGTCGCCGACCACGCCCACCACGGCGTTCAAGATCGGCGAGCGCACCGGCGACCCGATGGCCATGTACAAGGCGGACCTGTGCACGATCCCCGCCAACCTGGCGGGCAACGCCGCGCTGAGCGTCCCCAGCGGACTGTCCGAGGAGGACGGCCTGCCGGTCGGCCTGCAGATCATGGCCCCGGCCCTGCAGGACCACCGCATGTACCGGGTCGCCGCGGCCTACGAGGTCGCTCGCGACGCCGCGCTCGGCCACACCGTCATCAGCCAGGCCCCCCAGCTGGAAGGAGCGGCCCGATGA
- the gatC gene encoding Asp-tRNA(Asn)/Glu-tRNA(Gln) amidotransferase subunit GatC gives MPSISRDEVAHLARLARLAVTDDELDLFAGQLDVILQSVATVGDIATADIPPTSHAVPLTNVFREDVVRPSLGQQQALAGAPAAEEGRFRVPRILGEEA, from the coding sequence GTGCCGAGCATCTCCCGCGACGAGGTCGCGCACCTGGCCCGCCTGGCCAGGCTCGCCGTCACCGACGACGAGCTTGACCTCTTCGCAGGCCAGCTTGACGTGATCCTGCAGTCGGTGGCCACGGTGGGCGACATCGCCACCGCTGACATCCCACCCACTTCGCACGCCGTACCGCTGACCAACGTGTTCCGCGAGGACGTGGTGCGTCCCAGCCTCGGTCAGCAGCAGGCGCTCGCGGGCGCCCCCGCCGCCGAGGAAGGCCGCTTCCGCGTCCCGCGCATTCTCGGTGAGGAAGCATGA
- a CDS encoding amino acid-binding protein → MSFLIRVQLPDRPGTLGAVASALGEIGADILSVDVVERSPGVAIDDLVVELPSGRLPDGLITAAESVEGVEVDAVRPYAGVLNTHRELELVEEVADEPAKGLAVFTEGVPKIIRAGWAVVIEIDGSGYRVTASAAAPESVELPPWMPLARATVLDGEDGWVPETWRELGTELAATPLGRADRVLLVGRPGGPMFRAAEVARLAHLAGIVAVVLPD, encoded by the coding sequence GTGTCCTTCCTGATCCGCGTCCAGCTCCCGGACCGTCCCGGCACGCTCGGCGCCGTGGCGTCGGCCCTCGGCGAGATCGGGGCCGACATCCTGAGCGTGGACGTGGTGGAGCGGTCGCCGGGGGTCGCCATCGACGACCTGGTGGTGGAGCTGCCGTCCGGGCGGCTGCCCGACGGGCTGATCACCGCGGCGGAGTCGGTGGAGGGCGTCGAGGTCGACGCGGTCCGGCCGTACGCCGGGGTGCTGAACACGCACCGGGAGCTGGAGCTGGTGGAGGAGGTCGCCGACGAGCCCGCCAAGGGGCTCGCGGTGTTCACCGAGGGCGTGCCGAAGATCATCCGCGCCGGGTGGGCCGTGGTGATCGAGATCGACGGGAGCGGCTACCGGGTGACCGCGTCGGCGGCGGCGCCGGAGAGCGTGGAGCTGCCGCCGTGGATGCCGCTGGCCAGGGCCACGGTGCTGGACGGCGAGGACGGCTGGGTCCCGGAGACCTGGCGGGAGCTGGGCACGGAGCTGGCGGCCACGCCGCTGGGCCGGGCCGACCGGGTGCTGCTGGTGGGGCGGCCGGGCGGGCCGATGTTCCGGGCGGCCGAGGTCGCGCGGCTGGCGCACCTGGCGGGGATCGTCGCCGTGGTGCTGCCGGACTGA
- a CDS encoding SWIM zinc finger family protein: MATLTPALLRHRAGHKSYWRGLAYRDAVVSVVHHPRHVTGVVRGSSEYSITLAWDAEGNLRGTCACPYGEQGFFCKHCVAVGLVLLDRGETVPAPDAEDDELRTALTRLPRAALVEHLYEQATRDTALRERILAEAEEATRATGIPNQPNGAVQGKVIPYRR; this comes from the coding sequence ATGGCGACGCTCACCCCTGCCCTGTTGCGGCACCGCGCGGGCCACAAGTCCTACTGGCGCGGACTGGCCTACCGGGACGCCGTGGTCTCCGTGGTGCACCACCCCAGGCACGTGACCGGGGTGGTGCGCGGCAGCTCTGAGTACTCGATCACGCTGGCCTGGGACGCCGAGGGGAACCTGCGGGGGACCTGCGCCTGCCCGTACGGGGAGCAGGGGTTCTTCTGCAAGCACTGCGTCGCCGTGGGCCTGGTGCTGCTCGACCGGGGCGAGACCGTGCCCGCGCCGGACGCCGAGGACGACGAGCTCCGCACCGCGCTCACCCGCCTGCCGCGCGCGGCGCTCGTGGAGCACCTCTACGAGCAGGCCACGCGCGACACCGCGCTCCGCGAGCGGATCCTGGCCGAGGCCGAGGAGGCGACGCGCGCGACGGGAATCCCCAACCAGCCCAACGGCGCCGTCCAGGGCAAGGTCATCCCGTACCGCCGCTGA